A stretch of the Proteus sp. ZN5 genome encodes the following:
- the envZ gene encoding two-component system sensor histidine kinase EnvZ, whose amino-acid sequence MRRLRLSPHNKLTRSLFLVISLLFFSLIASYIVVQHLIVGPSLQQFNKVLAYEIRTLMPEELILVDGTPLKISPALRNKIYNELGISFFDKKAALEEGLYWAKIDDELSEQMTEYLGGETEIWIENTLEYPVLWVNTHMSPSLWIRVPLTELGQNFLLPVYRQAIIFIIIVVAFFWLYSRFQNRPLNEVEYAARRIGKGVIPPPIPESGSSEMRSIIRAFNQMSSGIRSLDNDRTLVMAGVSHDLRTPLTRIRLATEMMSPEDSYLADSINKDIEDCDAIIGQFLDYMRTGKEMSLELCDMNNLLQEVISAESNSGKISEEHLHPEPINITANPIAVKRALANMVVNATRYGNGWISVSSGKNEEYAWFQVEDDGPGIPQEDRQRLFQPFVQGEQARSSTGAGLGLSIIRRIMEAHGGYVELDDSVKGGLLIRANFPLKAREDEDD is encoded by the coding sequence ATGAGAAGGCTGAGGCTTTCCCCTCACAATAAACTAACACGTTCTTTATTTCTGGTTATCTCGCTACTTTTTTTTAGCTTGATAGCCAGTTATATCGTTGTGCAGCACCTTATTGTTGGGCCAAGCCTTCAGCAATTTAATAAAGTATTAGCGTATGAAATACGCACGTTGATGCCTGAAGAACTGATCCTCGTTGATGGCACTCCGCTAAAAATCTCCCCTGCTTTACGCAATAAAATCTATAACGAATTAGGCATTTCTTTCTTTGATAAAAAAGCAGCACTTGAAGAAGGGCTTTATTGGGCAAAAATAGATGATGAATTAAGTGAACAGATGACTGAATATCTGGGGGGGGAAACCGAAATTTGGATCGAGAATACGCTGGAATACCCTGTTTTATGGGTCAATACGCATATGTCTCCCTCGCTTTGGATACGTGTTCCGTTGACTGAATTAGGACAAAATTTCTTACTCCCTGTTTATCGACAAGCGATTATTTTTATTATTATCGTTGTCGCATTTTTCTGGCTCTATAGTCGTTTTCAAAATCGCCCACTAAATGAAGTAGAATATGCAGCGCGCCGCATCGGAAAAGGGGTTATTCCTCCACCTATTCCTGAATCTGGCTCTTCTGAAATGCGCTCAATTATTCGAGCCTTTAACCAGATGTCATCAGGAATTCGCTCATTAGATAATGATAGAACACTCGTTATGGCAGGTGTCAGCCATGATTTGCGTACGCCATTGACTCGAATTCGCCTGGCAACTGAAATGATGAGTCCCGAAGATAGCTACCTCGCAGACTCTATCAATAAAGATATTGAAGATTGTGATGCCATTATTGGGCAATTCTTAGACTATATGCGCACAGGTAAAGAGATGTCTTTAGAGCTGTGTGATATGAACAATCTCTTGCAAGAAGTCATTTCAGCCGAATCTAATTCAGGAAAAATCAGTGAAGAACATCTTCATCCTGAACCCATTAATATCACAGCTAACCCGATTGCGGTAAAACGAGCACTTGCCAATATGGTCGTGAATGCCACTCGCTATGGCAATGGTTGGATAAGCGTTTCAAGTGGAAAAAATGAAGAATATGCTTGGTTCCAAGTTGAAGATGATGGCCCCGGTATTCCACAAGAAGATAGACAACGCCTTTTCCAACCTTTTGTTCAAGGTGAACAAGCACGAAGCTCAACAGGTGCGGGTTTAGGATTATCCATTATTCGTCGTATTATGGAGGCTCATGGTGGTTATGTTGAGCTTGATGATAGCGTTAAAGGTGGATTATTAATTCGAGCTAATTTCCCATTAAAAGCGCGTGAAGATGAGGATGATTAA
- a CDS encoding DUF4810 domain-containing protein produces the protein MSKSLISLVLGALLLTGCTSGPKPLYNWDSYQQVVYQHYQQSESDPQAQIDALKKSIELSRAKSLGIPPGLHAHLGMLYGATGALDLAMAEFSEEKALYPESAEFMDRLMKNKGMQQ, from the coding sequence ATGTCTAAATCATTAATAAGCCTAGTCCTGGGTGCATTATTGCTGACGGGTTGTACAAGTGGCCCTAAACCACTTTATAACTGGGATAGTTATCAACAAGTGGTGTATCAGCACTATCAACAAAGTGAAAGTGATCCTCAAGCACAAATCGATGCATTAAAGAAAAGTATTGAGCTTTCTCGTGCCAAATCATTAGGTATTCCACCGGGATTACATGCACATTTAGGTATGTTATACGGTGCAACCGGTGCGTTAGATTTAGCGATGGCTGAATTTAGTGAAGAGAAAGCACTTTACCCAGAATCAGCGGAATTTATGGATCGCCTGATGAAAAATAAAGGAATGCAACAATGA
- the hemN gene encoding oxygen-independent coproporphyrinogen III oxidase gives MSEQTIIWDLDLIHKYNYSGPRYTSYPTALEFNQQYGDDDFIKATQRYLERPLSLYIHIPFCHKLCYFCGCNKIITRHKHKADEYLDVLEKEIINRARYFKDRKVTQMHWGGGTPTFLDKQQISRLVSLLRHHFHFVDNAELSIEIDPREIELDVIDHLRHEGFNRLSMGVQDFNKEVQQKVNREQDEAFIFSLVERAREVGFHSTSIDLIYGLPKQTKESFAFTLKRVIELSPDRLSVFNYAHLPNLFAAQRKIKDEDLPLAEEKLEILQETISTLTTNGYQFIGMDHFAKPDDELAVAQRKGILHRNFQGYTTHEECDLLGMGVSAISMLGDNYAQNEKVLKEYYARVNSEGNALWRGLSLTNDDCIRRDVIKTLICNFSLHFSDIEKMHNIAFHDYFKEDLELLVPMKDDGLVEITADGIQVTPRGRLLIRNICMCFDTYLRNQMRQRQFSRVI, from the coding sequence ATGTCAGAACAAACAATTATTTGGGATCTTGACCTGATCCATAAGTATAACTATTCAGGTCCTCGCTATACATCATACCCAACAGCATTAGAGTTTAATCAGCAATATGGCGATGATGATTTTATCAAAGCGACTCAACGTTATCTTGAGCGTCCTTTATCGCTTTATATTCATATCCCTTTCTGCCATAAGCTGTGCTATTTCTGCGGTTGTAATAAAATTATTACTCGGCATAAACATAAGGCAGATGAATATCTTGATGTTTTAGAAAAAGAAATTATTAACAGAGCTCGTTATTTTAAAGACAGAAAAGTGACTCAAATGCATTGGGGTGGGGGCACACCTACTTTTCTGGATAAGCAACAAATTAGCCGATTGGTTTCACTATTACGTCACCATTTTCATTTTGTTGATAATGCAGAACTCTCTATCGAAATCGATCCTCGAGAAATTGAGCTAGATGTTATTGATCATCTACGTCATGAAGGGTTTAATCGCCTGAGTATGGGAGTGCAAGATTTCAATAAAGAAGTGCAACAAAAAGTCAATCGTGAGCAAGATGAAGCGTTTATTTTTTCATTGGTAGAGCGTGCGCGTGAAGTGGGTTTTCACTCCACCAGCATTGACTTAATTTATGGTTTACCTAAGCAAACCAAAGAGAGTTTTGCTTTTACATTAAAACGCGTTATTGAATTATCACCTGATAGATTGAGTGTTTTCAATTATGCACACTTACCTAATTTATTCGCTGCTCAGCGTAAAATTAAAGATGAAGATCTCCCTTTAGCTGAAGAAAAATTAGAAATATTACAAGAAACCATTTCTACGCTGACAACAAATGGCTATCAGTTTATTGGTATGGATCACTTTGCTAAACCTGATGACGAATTAGCAGTTGCTCAGCGTAAAGGTATTTTACATCGTAATTTCCAAGGTTATACCACTCATGAAGAGTGTGATTTATTAGGTATGGGTGTTTCTGCAATAAGTATGTTAGGCGATAACTACGCGCAAAATGAAAAAGTATTGAAAGAGTATTATGCGCGTGTCAATAGTGAAGGGAATGCACTATGGCGAGGTTTATCTCTGACTAATGATGATTGTATTCGTCGAGATGTCATTAAAACCTTAATTTGTAATTTTAGTCTGCATTTTTCTGATATTGAAAAAATGCACAATATTGCCTTCCATGACTATTTTAAAGAAGATTTAGAATTACTTGTGCCAATGAAGGATGACGGTTTAGTTGAAATAACAGCAGATGGTATTCAAGTTACACCACGAGGACGTTTGCTTATTCGTAATATCTGTATGTGTTTTGATACCTATTTACGAAATCAAATGCGCCAACGTCAATTCTCGCGTGTTATTTAA
- the pstS gene encoding phosphate ABC transporter substrate-binding protein PstS: MKLMRTTLTSVIAAAFSMTALSAQATTSLTGAGATFPAPVYAKWADSYQKETGNKINYQGIGSSGGVKQINANTVDFGASDAPLTDEKLQADGLFQFPTVIGGVVMAVNIPGIKSGELTLDGDTIGNIYLGKIQKWNDPAISKLNPGVKLPDQNIAVIRRADGSGTSFVFTSYLSKVNSAWKDEVGAGSTVKWPTGLGGKGNDGIAAFVQRVPGSIGYVEYAYAKQNNLAYTKLVTADGEVIAPTADSFSAAARKIDWSKSFAQDLTNQKGENAWPITSTTFILVHQKQQNAEKGKEVLNFFNWAYDKGNQEAKNLDYAVLPVEVVEQIRAAWKTSIKDSNGKPIY, translated from the coding sequence ATGAAACTGATGCGTACCACCCTGACTAGTGTCATTGCCGCTGCGTTTTCAATGACCGCTCTTTCTGCACAGGCAACGACCTCGCTGACTGGTGCTGGCGCAACGTTCCCTGCCCCAGTTTATGCTAAATGGGCAGATTCCTATCAGAAAGAAACGGGTAACAAAATTAACTACCAAGGCATTGGATCCTCTGGTGGTGTTAAACAAATCAATGCAAATACTGTTGATTTTGGTGCTTCTGATGCACCATTAACAGACGAAAAATTACAAGCTGATGGTTTATTCCAATTTCCTACCGTAATTGGTGGCGTTGTTATGGCAGTCAATATTCCTGGTATCAAATCAGGTGAACTGACCTTAGACGGCGATACTATCGGTAATATCTATCTAGGTAAGATCCAAAAATGGAACGATCCTGCCATTAGCAAACTCAATCCGGGCGTAAAATTACCAGACCAGAATATCGCGGTTATTCGCCGAGCTGATGGTTCAGGAACATCTTTCGTTTTCACTAGCTACTTATCAAAAGTAAATAGCGCATGGAAAGATGAAGTCGGCGCTGGCTCGACTGTTAAGTGGCCGACAGGCTTAGGTGGAAAAGGGAATGATGGTATCGCCGCATTCGTTCAACGTGTACCGGGTTCAATTGGTTATGTTGAATATGCTTACGCGAAACAAAACAACCTTGCTTATACTAAATTAGTCACCGCTGACGGCGAAGTAATTGCACCAACAGCAGATAGCTTTAGTGCCGCAGCAAGAAAAATTGATTGGAGCAAAAGCTTTGCACAAGACCTAACTAACCAGAAAGGTGAAAATGCATGGCCGATTACTTCAACTACCTTTATCTTAGTGCATCAAAAACAGCAAAATGCAGAAAAAGGTAAAGAAGTACTGAATTTCTTCAACTGGGCTTACGACAAAGGTAATCAAGAAGCGAAAAATCTAGATTACGCCGTATTACCTGTCGAAGTTGTAGAACAAATTCGTGCCGCATGGAAAACAAGCATTAAAGACAGTAATGGTAAACCGATTTACTAA
- a CDS encoding DUF799 domain-containing protein, which translates to MSRLFTLICLAFALVLTGCAQPVKTDYSAFKQSKPKSILVLVPQNHTTEVGAGHSFLSQVTYPLAEAGYYVFPVAVVEETFKQNGLSMAGDIHAVSPNKLREIFGADAVLYLDITEFGTSYQIISSDTRVTGAAKLVDLRNGGVLWSSSATASSTETEGSSGSLVGMLVSAVVNQIVNTVSDKSYQIAGITSVRLLSAGNANGILYGPRSPNYGKEAE; encoded by the coding sequence ATGAGTCGCTTATTTACTTTAATTTGTTTGGCTTTTGCACTGGTATTAACGGGTTGCGCCCAGCCTGTTAAAACAGATTACTCTGCATTTAAACAGAGTAAACCAAAAAGCATTCTAGTCTTGGTGCCCCAAAACCATACAACAGAAGTTGGAGCTGGACACAGTTTCTTATCCCAAGTGACATATCCATTGGCAGAAGCAGGATATTACGTGTTCCCTGTTGCTGTTGTTGAAGAGACATTTAAGCAAAATGGCTTATCCATGGCAGGGGACATTCATGCAGTAAGTCCTAATAAATTACGTGAAATCTTTGGTGCTGATGCTGTTTTATACTTAGATATCACTGAGTTTGGAACGTCATATCAAATTATTTCTAGCGATACGAGAGTGACTGGTGCTGCTAAGCTTGTTGATCTTCGTAATGGTGGCGTGTTGTGGAGCAGTTCTGCAACGGCATCAAGTACAGAAACAGAAGGTTCATCGGGGAGTTTAGTCGGGATGCTGGTTTCAGCGGTTGTGAATCAAATTGTGAATACAGTATCAGATAAAAGCTATCAAATTGCAGGCATAACCAGTGTTCGCTTACTTTCTGCTGGAAATGCGAATGGCATTCTGTATGGTCCTCGTTCTCCTAATTATGGTAAAGAAGCAGAATAA
- the pstC gene encoding phosphate ABC transporter permease PstC: MAEHTTVIKAPSKRGDVIFSALVRLAALITLLLLTGIIVSLIFASWPSIQQFGFSFLWTKEWDPPAQEFGALVPIYGTIVTSIIALVIAVPVSFGIALFLTELAPNWLKRPLGIAIELLAAIPSIVYGMWGLFVFAPLFATYFQEPVGNVLSSIPIVGELFSGPAFGIGILAAGVILAIMIIPYIASVMRDVFEQTPVMMKESAYGIGCTTWEVIWNIVLPYTRNGVIGGVMLGLGRALGETMAVTFIIGNTYQLDSASLFMPGNSITSALANEFAEAETGLHTAALMELGLILFVITFIVLAISKFMTLRLSRNEGAR; encoded by the coding sequence ATGGCCGAGCATACAACGGTAATAAAGGCCCCTAGTAAACGAGGGGACGTTATTTTCAGCGCACTGGTTCGTCTAGCTGCGTTGATTACACTTTTGCTTTTAACAGGTATCATTGTTTCACTGATTTTCGCTTCATGGCCAAGTATTCAACAATTTGGCTTTTCGTTCTTATGGACAAAAGAATGGGATCCTCCTGCGCAGGAATTCGGTGCATTAGTGCCTATTTACGGCACCATTGTAACGTCAATCATCGCGCTGGTTATTGCCGTTCCTGTCAGTTTTGGTATCGCTCTTTTCTTAACTGAATTAGCCCCTAACTGGTTAAAACGCCCGTTAGGTATTGCTATTGAGTTACTCGCAGCTATTCCAAGTATTGTTTATGGTATGTGGGGGCTATTTGTCTTCGCACCGCTCTTTGCAACCTATTTCCAAGAGCCAGTAGGCAATGTGCTTTCTTCTATTCCTATCGTTGGTGAGCTTTTCTCTGGCCCTGCTTTTGGTATCGGTATCTTAGCGGCGGGTGTGATCCTCGCTATCATGATTATTCCTTATATCGCTTCTGTTATGCGTGATGTGTTTGAACAGACGCCTGTCATGATGAAAGAGTCTGCCTACGGCATTGGCTGTACAACATGGGAAGTGATTTGGAATATCGTTCTACCTTATACCCGCAATGGCGTTATCGGTGGTGTGATGTTGGGATTAGGACGCGCCTTAGGTGAAACCATGGCGGTAACCTTTATCATCGGTAATACCTACCAATTAGACTCTGCTTCGCTGTTTATGCCGGGTAACAGTATCACGTCTGCATTAGCGAACGAATTTGCTGAAGCAGAGACAGGATTACACACCGCTGCATTAATGGAATTAGGGCTTATCCTGTTTGTCATCACCTTTATTGTCCTTGCGATTTCTAAGTTTATGACATTACGTTTATCAAGAAATGAAGGAGCGCGCTGA
- a CDS encoding Tex family protein, translating into MNESLSRIIADELSVKPQQVLSAITLLDEGNTVPFVARYRKEVTGGLDDTQLRQLETRLGYLRELNDRRQTILKSIEEQGKLTPELRSSINETQSKTELEDLYLPYKPKRRTRGQIAIENGLEPLADLLWNEPQNNPEEAAAAYINTEKGVDDTKAALDGARYILMERFSEDAGLLAKVRQYLWKNAHLVAKVIEGKEAEGAKFSDYFDHHEPIANVPSHRALAMFRGRNEGILQLSLNPDPQFEEAPKESYGEQLVTEHLGLRLNNQPADSWRKAVVSWTWRIKVLMHIETELMGQLREKAEEEAINVFARNLNDLLMAAPAGMRATMGLDPGLRTGVKVAVVDSTGKLIATDTIYPHTGQADKAAASVAALCIKHNVELVAIGNGTASRETERFFAETVKRYPEVKAQKVIVSEAGASVYSASELAANEFPDLDVSIRGAVSIARRLQDPLAELVKIDPKSIGVGQYQHDVSQTLLARKLDTVVEDCVNGVGVDLNTASVPLLTRVAGLSQSIAQNIISWRDENGRFVDRKQLLKVARLGPKAFEQCAGFLRIRDGKNPLDASTVHPEAYPVVENILQSTHQKIDDLMGNNALISQVDARAFITEQFGLPTINDILKELAKPGRDPRPEFKTATFAEGVETMNDLVSGMILEGTVTNVTNFGAFVDIGVHQDGLVHISSLADRFIEDPHTVVKTGDIVKVKVLEVDLARKRIALTMRLDEVAGDSDKKQSSSNNTNSARNNKGQKPARNNRQPINNGNNAGNSAMGDALAAAFGKKR; encoded by the coding sequence ATGAATGAATCATTAAGCCGAATTATTGCAGATGAGCTCTCGGTTAAGCCCCAGCAAGTCCTTTCGGCCATAACGTTACTGGATGAAGGGAATACGGTGCCATTTGTTGCCCGTTATCGTAAAGAGGTCACCGGCGGATTAGATGATACGCAATTACGTCAATTAGAAACTCGCCTCGGTTACCTAAGGGAACTCAATGATCGCCGCCAAACAATTTTAAAATCAATTGAAGAACAAGGAAAGCTAACGCCCGAATTACGTTCTTCAATTAATGAAACTCAAAGTAAAACAGAGCTTGAAGACCTCTATCTTCCTTATAAACCTAAGCGCCGTACTCGTGGTCAGATTGCGATTGAAAATGGATTAGAACCCTTAGCGGATTTACTGTGGAATGAACCACAAAATAATCCAGAAGAAGCGGCAGCCGCTTATATCAATACAGAAAAAGGTGTTGATGATACGAAGGCGGCTTTAGATGGCGCGCGTTATATTTTAATGGAGCGTTTTTCAGAAGATGCTGGATTATTGGCGAAAGTTCGTCAATATTTATGGAAAAATGCGCATCTTGTTGCCAAAGTGATTGAAGGCAAAGAAGCCGAAGGGGCAAAATTTAGTGATTATTTTGATCACCATGAGCCTATCGCGAATGTTCCCTCTCACCGCGCATTAGCGATGTTTCGTGGTCGAAATGAAGGGATCCTTCAATTATCACTCAATCCTGATCCACAATTTGAAGAAGCGCCTAAAGAGAGCTACGGTGAACAACTGGTCACGGAACATTTAGGATTACGTTTAAATAATCAACCCGCTGATAGCTGGCGTAAAGCTGTTGTTAGTTGGACTTGGCGCATTAAAGTTTTAATGCATATTGAAACAGAATTGATGGGCCAATTACGAGAAAAAGCGGAAGAAGAAGCGATTAATGTTTTTGCTCGTAATCTTAATGATCTACTGATGGCGGCTCCTGCTGGTATGCGTGCCACAATGGGGCTTGATCCTGGTTTACGCACCGGTGTTAAAGTTGCGGTTGTTGATAGCACTGGTAAATTAATTGCCACAGATACAATTTATCCACATACAGGACAAGCTGATAAAGCGGCGGCAAGTGTAGCTGCGTTGTGTATTAAGCATAATGTTGAACTAGTGGCGATTGGTAATGGTACGGCATCTCGTGAAACAGAGCGCTTTTTCGCTGAAACAGTAAAACGTTACCCAGAAGTGAAAGCGCAAAAAGTGATTGTTAGTGAAGCAGGTGCATCGGTGTATTCAGCATCAGAGCTTGCGGCTAATGAATTCCCTGATTTAGATGTTTCTATTCGTGGTGCGGTTTCTATCGCGCGTCGCTTACAAGATCCATTGGCTGAACTTGTAAAAATCGACCCTAAATCGATTGGAGTTGGTCAATATCAGCACGATGTTAGCCAAACATTATTAGCGAGAAAACTTGATACTGTCGTTGAAGACTGTGTGAATGGTGTTGGTGTTGATTTAAATACAGCATCAGTACCGTTATTAACGCGTGTTGCAGGGCTTAGCCAATCTATTGCTCAAAATATTATTAGCTGGCGTGATGAAAACGGTCGTTTTGTTGATAGAAAACAGCTGCTCAAAGTGGCGCGTTTAGGGCCGAAAGCCTTTGAGCAATGTGCTGGTTTCTTACGTATTCGTGATGGTAAAAATCCACTAGATGCCTCAACGGTTCACCCTGAAGCGTACCCAGTAGTTGAAAATATTCTACAATCTACACATCAAAAAATTGATGATTTGATGGGCAATAACGCTCTAATTTCACAAGTAGATGCTAGAGCATTTATTACAGAGCAATTTGGTTTACCAACAATAAATGACATCTTAAAAGAGTTAGCAAAACCGGGACGTGACCCACGCCCAGAGTTTAAAACCGCAACCTTTGCTGAGGGTGTCGAAACGATGAATGATTTAGTCAGTGGCATGATCCTTGAGGGAACTGTGACTAACGTGACTAATTTCGGTGCATTCGTTGATATTGGTGTACACCAAGATGGTTTGGTTCATATCTCTTCTTTAGCAGACCGATTTATTGAAGATCCACACACAGTGGTGAAAACCGGGGATATTGTTAAAGTTAAAGTTCTTGAGGTTGATTTAGCTCGTAAGCGCATTGCACTGACTATGCGTTTAGATGAAGTTGCAGGTGATAGTGATAAAAAACAATCATCATCAAATAACACGAATTCAGCTAGAAACAACAAAGGGCAGAAACCAGCTCGCAATAACCGCCAGCCAATAAATAATGGTAATAATGCGGGAAATAGTGCAATGGGTGACGCTTTAGCTGCTGCATTTGGAAAAAAACGCTAA
- the ompR gene encoding two-component system response regulator OmpR, whose protein sequence is MQESYKVLIVDDDLRLRSLLERYLTEQGFQIRTAANADQMDRLLTRESIHLIVLDLMLPGEDGLSICRRLRSQNNPIPIIMVTAKGEEVDRIVGLEIGADDYISKPFNPRELLARIRAVLRRQANELPGAPSQDNAIISFGKFKLNLGTREMFHEEEHMPLTSGEFAVLKVLVSHPREPLSRDKLMSLARGREYSAMERSIDVQISRLRRMIEEDPTHPRYIQTVWGLGYVFVPDGTSAQ, encoded by the coding sequence ATGCAAGAAAGTTATAAAGTGCTAATCGTGGATGATGATTTACGTCTACGTTCACTCTTAGAGCGCTATTTGACAGAGCAGGGTTTTCAAATCCGTACTGCTGCAAACGCCGATCAGATGGATCGTCTGCTCACTCGTGAATCTATCCATCTTATTGTGCTCGATTTAATGCTTCCTGGTGAAGATGGCCTATCTATTTGCCGCCGCTTAAGAAGCCAAAACAACCCAATCCCAATTATTATGGTGACTGCAAAAGGGGAAGAGGTTGATAGAATTGTTGGGCTTGAAATTGGTGCTGATGATTACATCTCAAAACCATTTAACCCAAGAGAACTCTTGGCACGTATTCGCGCCGTTCTTCGTCGTCAAGCAAATGAATTACCGGGCGCACCGTCACAAGATAACGCCATTATCTCTTTTGGTAAGTTCAAGTTAAATCTTGGTACACGCGAAATGTTCCACGAAGAAGAGCATATGCCTCTGACTAGTGGTGAGTTTGCTGTATTGAAAGTACTAGTATCTCATCCTCGTGAGCCTCTTTCTCGTGACAAATTAATGAGCCTTGCTCGTGGACGAGAATACAGTGCGATGGAGCGTTCAATTGACGTTCAAATCTCTCGTTTACGTCGCATGATTGAAGAAGATCCAACACATCCTCGTTACATTCAAACGGTTTGGGGTCTTGGTTACGTCTTTGTTCCTGATGGAACCAGCGCTCAATGA
- a CDS encoding CsgG/HfaB family protein has product MNLNKLSLGLILVSASLLAGCASESSRSLEVAKVATYNTTYTGTKSAISIGKFDNRSSYMNGIFSDGVDRLGNQSKTILMTHLQQTGRFNVLDRANLSELKEEAGIKGQSQQLKGATYVITGDVTEFGRKEVGDRQLFGILGRGKTQVAYAKVNLNVVNVNTSEVVFSSQGAGEYELSNREIIGFGGTASYDSTLNGKVLDLAIREAVNNLVAGIESNAWQPSK; this is encoded by the coding sequence ATGAATTTAAATAAATTATCGCTTGGTTTGATCTTGGTTTCGGCATCATTACTTGCAGGGTGTGCATCAGAATCTTCGCGCTCTTTAGAAGTTGCTAAAGTTGCAACCTATAACACAACTTATACAGGCACTAAGAGCGCTATTTCTATTGGTAAGTTTGATAACCGTTCTAGTTATATGAATGGAATATTCTCTGATGGAGTTGATAGATTAGGAAATCAATCCAAAACGATTTTAATGACGCACTTACAGCAAACAGGGCGTTTTAATGTATTAGATAGAGCTAACTTATCTGAATTAAAAGAAGAAGCTGGCATTAAAGGACAAAGCCAACAGCTAAAAGGTGCAACATATGTTATCACTGGCGATGTCACTGAATTTGGTCGTAAAGAAGTTGGTGACCGTCAATTATTCGGTATTTTAGGCCGCGGTAAAACACAAGTTGCTTATGCCAAAGTGAACTTAAATGTTGTGAATGTGAATACATCAGAAGTGGTGTTCTCATCTCAAGGCGCGGGCGAATACGAGCTATCTAATCGTGAAATCATTGGGTTTGGTGGAACAGCAAGCTATGACTCAACACTTAACGGTAAAGTGCTTGATTTAGCTATTCGTGAAGCGGTTAATAATTTAGTTGCAGGTATTGAAAGCAATGCTTGGCAGCCTTCAAAATAA
- the greB gene encoding transcription elongation factor GreB — protein MAKSNYITRDGWYALDKELKYLWKEERPRVTQSVSEAAAQGDRSENAEYIYGKKRLREIDRRVRFLSKRLDELKIVDPDPRQEGKVYFGAWVTLEDDDENVKTFRLVGPDEFDPAKQWISIDSPVARALIGKQVDDEISVQTPGGEVNYCVLSIKYYSE, from the coding sequence ATGGCAAAAAGTAACTATATTACTCGCGATGGCTGGTATGCCTTAGACAAAGAGCTAAAATATCTTTGGAAAGAAGAGCGCCCGCGTGTTACACAATCGGTTTCAGAAGCAGCGGCACAAGGCGACCGTTCAGAAAATGCTGAATATATTTATGGAAAGAAGCGATTACGTGAAATTGATAGACGTGTTCGTTTTTTATCAAAACGCCTTGATGAATTAAAAATCGTTGACCCTGATCCTCGCCAAGAAGGAAAAGTCTATTTTGGTGCTTGGGTCACGCTTGAAGATGATGACGAAAATGTCAAAACCTTTAGGCTTGTGGGTCCCGATGAGTTTGATCCAGCAAAACAGTGGATTTCTATTGATTCCCCTGTTGCCAGAGCGCTTATTGGTAAACAAGTTGATGATGAAATTAGTGTGCAAACACCAGGTGGTGAAGTTAATTACTGCGTATTATCTATCAAATATTATTCGGAATAA